The Deltaproteobacteria bacterium DNA window TCCGCCGCAGGTTGCAACGCCTGTGGATGCGGGCGCTACGCCGGCGGTCCCAGCGAGCTCGCTTCGACTGGAAGCGACTGGAGCGCATGACCGAAATCTTGTGGCCACGCGTTTCCATTCGCCACCCATGGCCGGACCAGCGGTTCGCCGTCAATCACCCAAGGTAGAAGCAGGATGGTTTAGCGACCATGTCCGGACCTGCGCGGGGGGTGCGCAGCAATGCGCATTCCTACCG harbors:
- a CDS encoding retA reverse transcriptase, translating into MARIEEVLRKRWHHDIWEVGEWLGRVYQGWLNYFAVPGSSRFVRRFRRRLQRLWMRALRRRSQRARFDWKRLERMTEILWPRVSIRHPWPDQRFAVNHPR